A single window of Oxyura jamaicensis isolate SHBP4307 breed ruddy duck chromosome 3, BPBGC_Ojam_1.0, whole genome shotgun sequence DNA harbors:
- the NPHP1 gene encoding nephrocystin-1 isoform X2 encodes MSGRRARGPLQRVQRRSRHLRDQVEALRAESAAASGEQRRALRRRCMQLQKLVDENTDALHHLKKADEPAPVGNYTQRKEEEEKLLLKLSQQLQKLGRVLDQDNTAANDTVNEGHHKDPQTEDEGKEEDESDDDDGESSEEEDSEETDDEDKLLDDPSVKECVAVGNFNAQQEGDLTFKKGEVLLIHDKKADGWWLAENSKGERGLVPKTYLAVHNGDGESQEESDEHIEVVDETADGTEIKKRTDSHWSAVRKAITENDTVEILATMGAVPAGFRLSTLFQLLEEGNQFRASYFLQPKLTPSQLAFKDLVWDSEKNTIQPRPTRVSLIVTLCSCKMIPLPAGSIQVLSRHVRLCLFDGNRVLSNIHTVRATWQPKNPQTWTFSPRVTGILPSLLDGDCFVRSNSPSSDIGFLFELGITYIRNSTGERGELSCGWAFQKLFTSDGMPVPSKMYELPLNGGTPYERGVEVDPSISRRGSGVLQQLITLKKQPVLLVKLRSLSTQSKDILNLLPETLIGSMCYIHLLIFYRQILGDALLKDRMNMQSADLICNPILATFPQLMDQPDLMDALRSAWADRERNLKRSDKRDREFLKSLFVLVYHDSVFPLLQSTFLPSYKWAEEESEASRWRVIADFLRKSRENDGALQSLLSSENTHKAFDISELAYDFVGETRKNNPVA; translated from the exons ATGcatgcagctgcagaaattgGTGGATGAAAATACGGATGCTCTTCATCATTTGAAAAAA GCTGATGAGCCTGCGCCTGTGGGGAATTATACtcagaggaaagaagaagaggaaaagctatTGCTAAAGCTGTCTCAACAGCTGCAGAAACTTGGTCGTGTCTTGGATCAGGATAACACAGCTGCAAATGACACAGT GAATGAGGGACATCATAAAGATCCTCAAACAGAAGATGAAGGCAAAGAAGAGGATGAgagtgatgatgatgatggagAAAGTAGTGAGGAAGAAGACAGTGAAGAAACAGATGATGAGGATAAACTATTGGATGATCCCAGCGTTAAAGAATGTGTTGCAGTTGGAAACTTTAATGCGCAGCAGGAGGGTGATCTCACGTTTAAG AAAGGTGAAGTCCTGCTTATACATGATAAGAAGGCGGATGGCTGGTGGCTAGCTGAAAACTCAAAAGGGGAGAGAGGCCTCGTGCCTAAAACCTATCTTGCG GTCCATAATGGAGATGGAGAAAGCCAAGAGGAAAGTGATGAACACATAGAAGTGGTGGATGAAACAGCAGAtggaactgaaattaaaaaaag aacaGATTCTCACTGGAGTGCTGTGAGAAAAGCTATCACAGAG aatgaCACAGTAGAGATACTGGCAACTATGGGAGCAGTTCCTGCAGGATTTCGTCTCTCCACGCTTTTCCAGCTCTTAGAAGAAG GCAATCAGTTTAGAGCAAGTTACTTCTTACAGCCGAAACTTACTCCATCCCAGCTGGCTTTTAAAGACTTGGTGTGGGACTCcgaaaaaaatact atcCAGCCTAGACCAACTCGAGTATCCCTGATTGTGACTTTATGTAGCTGCAAAATGATTCCTCTCCCAGCAGGCAGCATACAGGTTCTCAGTAGACATGTCCGACTCTGCCTATTTGATGGCAATCGG GTACTGAGTAACATTCATACAGTGAGAGCCACATGGCAACCTAAAAATCCCCAAACGTGGACCTTTTCTCCAAGG GTAACAGGCATTTTACCCAGCTTGCTGGATGGTGACTGTTTTGTCAGGTCTAATTCTCCATCTTCAGACATTGGTTTCCTATTTGAACTTGGCATCACTTATATTCGCAAT tcaACAGGTGAACGAGGAGAGCTAAGCTGTGGCTGGGCATTTCAGAAGCTCTTTACTTCTGATGGAATGCCTGTTCCTTCCAA GATGTATGAGCTGCCATTAAATGGTGGTACTCCCTATGAGAGAGGTGTTGAGGTAGACCCATCAATATCAAGAAGAG GCAGTGGTGTTCTTCAACAGCTTATAACACTCAAGAAGCAGCCTGTGCTTCTAGTAAAACTGAGGTCATTAAGCACGCAGTCAAAAGACATCCTGAA TTTGCTACCAGAAACATTAATTGGCAGTATGTGCTACATCCATCTCTTGATATTTTATCGACAAATACTTGGTGATGCACTCCTGAAAGACAGAATGAACATGCAAAGTGCAG atttaATCTGTAATCCTATTTTAGCAACGTTCCCTCAACTCATGGATCAGCCAGACCTGATGGACGCACTGCGG agtgCTTGGGCAGatagagaaagaaatctgaagagaTCAGATAAG agagatCGAGAATTTCTGAAGTCTCTGTTTGTCCTGGTGTACCACGACTCtgtcttccctctcctccagtCCACTTTCCTCCCCAGCTACAAGTGGGCCGAGGAGGAATCTGAAGCCTCTCGCTGGAGGGTGATCGCTGACTTCTTGAGAAAGAGCCGAGAGAATGATGGTGCACTCCAGTCCCTGCTGTCATCAGAAAATACCCACAAAGCCTTTGATATCTCAGAGCTGGCCTATGATTTCGTAGGAGAAACGAGGAAAAACAATCCCGTAGCATGA
- the NPHP1 gene encoding nephrocystin-1 isoform X1 — translation MSGRRARGPLQRVQRRSRHLRDQVEALRAESAAASGEQRRALRRRCMQLQKLVDENTDALHHLKKADEPAPVGNYTQRKEEEEKLLLKLSQQLQKLGRVLDQDNTAANDTVNEGHHKDPQTEDEGKEEDESDDDDGESSEEEDSEETDDEDKLLDDPSVKECVAVGNFNAQQEGDLTFKKGEVLLIHDKKADGWWLAENSKGERGLVPKTYLAVHNGDGESQEESDEHIEVVDETADGTEIKKRTDSHWSAVRKAITENDTVEILATMGAVPAGFRLSTLFQLLEEGNQFRASYFLQPKLTPSQLAFKDLVWDSEKNTIQPRPTRVSLIVTLCSCKMIPLPAGSIQVLSRHVRLCLFDGNRVLSNIHTVRATWQPKNPQTWTFSPRVTGILPSLLDGDCFVRSNSPSSDIGFLFELGITYIRNSTGERGELSCGWAFQKLFTSDGMPVPSKMYELPLNGGTPYERGVEVDPSISRRAGSGVLQQLITLKKQPVLLVKLRSLSTQSKDILNLLPETLIGSMCYIHLLIFYRQILGDALLKDRMNMQSADLICNPILATFPQLMDQPDLMDALRSAWADRERNLKRSDKRDREFLKSLFVLVYHDSVFPLLQSTFLPSYKWAEEESEASRWRVIADFLRKSRENDGALQSLLSSENTHKAFDISELAYDFVGETRKNNPVA, via the exons ATGcatgcagctgcagaaattgGTGGATGAAAATACGGATGCTCTTCATCATTTGAAAAAA GCTGATGAGCCTGCGCCTGTGGGGAATTATACtcagaggaaagaagaagaggaaaagctatTGCTAAAGCTGTCTCAACAGCTGCAGAAACTTGGTCGTGTCTTGGATCAGGATAACACAGCTGCAAATGACACAGT GAATGAGGGACATCATAAAGATCCTCAAACAGAAGATGAAGGCAAAGAAGAGGATGAgagtgatgatgatgatggagAAAGTAGTGAGGAAGAAGACAGTGAAGAAACAGATGATGAGGATAAACTATTGGATGATCCCAGCGTTAAAGAATGTGTTGCAGTTGGAAACTTTAATGCGCAGCAGGAGGGTGATCTCACGTTTAAG AAAGGTGAAGTCCTGCTTATACATGATAAGAAGGCGGATGGCTGGTGGCTAGCTGAAAACTCAAAAGGGGAGAGAGGCCTCGTGCCTAAAACCTATCTTGCG GTCCATAATGGAGATGGAGAAAGCCAAGAGGAAAGTGATGAACACATAGAAGTGGTGGATGAAACAGCAGAtggaactgaaattaaaaaaag aacaGATTCTCACTGGAGTGCTGTGAGAAAAGCTATCACAGAG aatgaCACAGTAGAGATACTGGCAACTATGGGAGCAGTTCCTGCAGGATTTCGTCTCTCCACGCTTTTCCAGCTCTTAGAAGAAG GCAATCAGTTTAGAGCAAGTTACTTCTTACAGCCGAAACTTACTCCATCCCAGCTGGCTTTTAAAGACTTGGTGTGGGACTCcgaaaaaaatact atcCAGCCTAGACCAACTCGAGTATCCCTGATTGTGACTTTATGTAGCTGCAAAATGATTCCTCTCCCAGCAGGCAGCATACAGGTTCTCAGTAGACATGTCCGACTCTGCCTATTTGATGGCAATCGG GTACTGAGTAACATTCATACAGTGAGAGCCACATGGCAACCTAAAAATCCCCAAACGTGGACCTTTTCTCCAAGG GTAACAGGCATTTTACCCAGCTTGCTGGATGGTGACTGTTTTGTCAGGTCTAATTCTCCATCTTCAGACATTGGTTTCCTATTTGAACTTGGCATCACTTATATTCGCAAT tcaACAGGTGAACGAGGAGAGCTAAGCTGTGGCTGGGCATTTCAGAAGCTCTTTACTTCTGATGGAATGCCTGTTCCTTCCAA GATGTATGAGCTGCCATTAAATGGTGGTACTCCCTATGAGAGAGGTGTTGAGGTAGACCCATCAATATCAAGAAGAG CAGGCAGTGGTGTTCTTCAACAGCTTATAACACTCAAGAAGCAGCCTGTGCTTCTAGTAAAACTGAGGTCATTAAGCACGCAGTCAAAAGACATCCTGAA TTTGCTACCAGAAACATTAATTGGCAGTATGTGCTACATCCATCTCTTGATATTTTATCGACAAATACTTGGTGATGCACTCCTGAAAGACAGAATGAACATGCAAAGTGCAG atttaATCTGTAATCCTATTTTAGCAACGTTCCCTCAACTCATGGATCAGCCAGACCTGATGGACGCACTGCGG agtgCTTGGGCAGatagagaaagaaatctgaagagaTCAGATAAG agagatCGAGAATTTCTGAAGTCTCTGTTTGTCCTGGTGTACCACGACTCtgtcttccctctcctccagtCCACTTTCCTCCCCAGCTACAAGTGGGCCGAGGAGGAATCTGAAGCCTCTCGCTGGAGGGTGATCGCTGACTTCTTGAGAAAGAGCCGAGAGAATGATGGTGCACTCCAGTCCCTGCTGTCATCAGAAAATACCCACAAAGCCTTTGATATCTCAGAGCTGGCCTATGATTTCGTAGGAGAAACGAGGAAAAACAATCCCGTAGCATGA
- the NPHP1 gene encoding nephrocystin-1 isoform X3, whose amino-acid sequence MQLQKLVDENTDALHHLKKADEPAPVGNYTQRKEEEEKLLLKLSQQLQKLGRVLDQDNTAANDTVNEGHHKDPQTEDEGKEEDESDDDDGESSEEEDSEETDDEDKLLDDPSVKECVAVGNFNAQQEGDLTFKKGEVLLIHDKKADGWWLAENSKGERGLVPKTYLAVHNGDGESQEESDEHIEVVDETADGTEIKKRTDSHWSAVRKAITENDTVEILATMGAVPAGFRLSTLFQLLEEGNQFRASYFLQPKLTPSQLAFKDLVWDSEKNTIQPRPTRVSLIVTLCSCKMIPLPAGSIQVLSRHVRLCLFDGNRVLSNIHTVRATWQPKNPQTWTFSPRVTGILPSLLDGDCFVRSNSPSSDIGFLFELGITYIRNSTGERGELSCGWAFQKLFTSDGMPVPSKMYELPLNGGTPYERGVEVDPSISRRAGSGVLQQLITLKKQPVLLVKLRSLSTQSKDILNLLPETLIGSMCYIHLLIFYRQILGDALLKDRMNMQSADLICNPILATFPQLMDQPDLMDALRSAWADRERNLKRSDKRDREFLKSLFVLVYHDSVFPLLQSTFLPSYKWAEEESEASRWRVIADFLRKSRENDGALQSLLSSENTHKAFDISELAYDFVGETRKNNPVA is encoded by the exons atgcagctgcagaaattgGTGGATGAAAATACGGATGCTCTTCATCATTTGAAAAAA GCTGATGAGCCTGCGCCTGTGGGGAATTATACtcagaggaaagaagaagaggaaaagctatTGCTAAAGCTGTCTCAACAGCTGCAGAAACTTGGTCGTGTCTTGGATCAGGATAACACAGCTGCAAATGACACAGT GAATGAGGGACATCATAAAGATCCTCAAACAGAAGATGAAGGCAAAGAAGAGGATGAgagtgatgatgatgatggagAAAGTAGTGAGGAAGAAGACAGTGAAGAAACAGATGATGAGGATAAACTATTGGATGATCCCAGCGTTAAAGAATGTGTTGCAGTTGGAAACTTTAATGCGCAGCAGGAGGGTGATCTCACGTTTAAG AAAGGTGAAGTCCTGCTTATACATGATAAGAAGGCGGATGGCTGGTGGCTAGCTGAAAACTCAAAAGGGGAGAGAGGCCTCGTGCCTAAAACCTATCTTGCG GTCCATAATGGAGATGGAGAAAGCCAAGAGGAAAGTGATGAACACATAGAAGTGGTGGATGAAACAGCAGAtggaactgaaattaaaaaaag aacaGATTCTCACTGGAGTGCTGTGAGAAAAGCTATCACAGAG aatgaCACAGTAGAGATACTGGCAACTATGGGAGCAGTTCCTGCAGGATTTCGTCTCTCCACGCTTTTCCAGCTCTTAGAAGAAG GCAATCAGTTTAGAGCAAGTTACTTCTTACAGCCGAAACTTACTCCATCCCAGCTGGCTTTTAAAGACTTGGTGTGGGACTCcgaaaaaaatact atcCAGCCTAGACCAACTCGAGTATCCCTGATTGTGACTTTATGTAGCTGCAAAATGATTCCTCTCCCAGCAGGCAGCATACAGGTTCTCAGTAGACATGTCCGACTCTGCCTATTTGATGGCAATCGG GTACTGAGTAACATTCATACAGTGAGAGCCACATGGCAACCTAAAAATCCCCAAACGTGGACCTTTTCTCCAAGG GTAACAGGCATTTTACCCAGCTTGCTGGATGGTGACTGTTTTGTCAGGTCTAATTCTCCATCTTCAGACATTGGTTTCCTATTTGAACTTGGCATCACTTATATTCGCAAT tcaACAGGTGAACGAGGAGAGCTAAGCTGTGGCTGGGCATTTCAGAAGCTCTTTACTTCTGATGGAATGCCTGTTCCTTCCAA GATGTATGAGCTGCCATTAAATGGTGGTACTCCCTATGAGAGAGGTGTTGAGGTAGACCCATCAATATCAAGAAGAG CAGGCAGTGGTGTTCTTCAACAGCTTATAACACTCAAGAAGCAGCCTGTGCTTCTAGTAAAACTGAGGTCATTAAGCACGCAGTCAAAAGACATCCTGAA TTTGCTACCAGAAACATTAATTGGCAGTATGTGCTACATCCATCTCTTGATATTTTATCGACAAATACTTGGTGATGCACTCCTGAAAGACAGAATGAACATGCAAAGTGCAG atttaATCTGTAATCCTATTTTAGCAACGTTCCCTCAACTCATGGATCAGCCAGACCTGATGGACGCACTGCGG agtgCTTGGGCAGatagagaaagaaatctgaagagaTCAGATAAG agagatCGAGAATTTCTGAAGTCTCTGTTTGTCCTGGTGTACCACGACTCtgtcttccctctcctccagtCCACTTTCCTCCCCAGCTACAAGTGGGCCGAGGAGGAATCTGAAGCCTCTCGCTGGAGGGTGATCGCTGACTTCTTGAGAAAGAGCCGAGAGAATGATGGTGCACTCCAGTCCCTGCTGTCATCAGAAAATACCCACAAAGCCTTTGATATCTCAGAGCTGGCCTATGATTTCGTAGGAGAAACGAGGAAAAACAATCCCGTAGCATGA
- the MALL gene encoding MAL-like protein has translation MASACPPATTTQPTVPSGPAIFKTVPYAFILPEILCGTWVWILVAATSVSLPLQQGWVMYVSLTSCLISLLLLLSYIFGFHRNSNNWKVLDSLYHGATAILYMSAAVLQANATIESEFSTKSPLYHYQLNCAASFFAFITTFLYILHAFSIYYQ, from the exons ATGGCATCGGCGTGTCCCCCCGCGACCACCACGCAGCCCACCGTGCCCTCCGGACCAGCCATCTTCAAAACCGTTCCCTATGCCTTCATCCTACCGGAGATA CTCTGCGGGACCTGGGTCTGGATCCTTGTTGCTGCTACCTCGGTCTCCCTCCcgctgcagcagggatgggtgATGTATGTGTCCCTCACCTCCTGCCtcatctccctgctgctcctcctaaGTTACATCTTCGGCTTtcacagaaacagcaacaacTGGAAAGTGCTG GATAGTTTGTACCATGGTGCCACAGCCATTCTGTACATGAGCGCTGCTGTCTTGCAAGCCAATGCAACAATCGAGTCTGAGTTCAGCACTAAGTCACCGCTCTACCACTACCAGCTCAACTGTGCGGCATCG TTCTTTGCCTTCATCACGACCTTCCTGTACATCCTCCACGCTTTCAGCATCTACTACCAGTGA